The following proteins come from a genomic window of Nitrospirota bacterium:
- a CDS encoding replication-associated recombination protein A: MDLFDREEAGNDGPDRNAPLAYRMAPRALEEYAGQGHLLGEGKLLRRAVEADRITSLILFGPPGTGKTALARVIAAKTKAHFEWLNAATAGLDDIRKVITAAKMRRANGVRTILFLDEIHRFNKLQQDVLLPDVEEGTIVLIAATVENPFFYVNAALLSRSQVFELKPLTEQDLVAILRRALADRERGLGMLPVAADDAALHHIAKIADGDARRALSALEIAVLTTAPDEEGAIAVTLAIAEESIQKKAVLYDKKGDHHYDTISAFIKSMRGSDPDAAVYYLAKMLYAGEDPRFIARRIVICASEDVGNADPMALVLATSALKAVEFVGMPEARIPLAQAAIHVALAPKSNASYKAIEAAMADVEHEPARQVPDHLKNAPHPGMKKLGRGEGYKYPHDYGGRVEQEYLPKKKKYYNP; encoded by the coding sequence GTGGATCTCTTTGACCGTGAAGAAGCAGGAAATGATGGTCCCGACCGTAACGCCCCCCTCGCCTACCGGATGGCGCCGCGGGCGCTCGAGGAGTACGCAGGCCAGGGCCACCTCCTCGGCGAAGGCAAGCTGCTCCGCCGTGCTGTCGAGGCAGACCGGATCACCTCGCTCATCCTCTTCGGCCCGCCCGGCACGGGAAAGACCGCGCTCGCCCGCGTCATCGCAGCAAAGACAAAGGCGCATTTCGAGTGGCTCAACGCCGCCACCGCAGGGCTCGACGACATCAGGAAGGTCATTACGGCTGCCAAGATGCGCAGGGCCAACGGGGTCCGCACCATTCTCTTTCTCGACGAGATCCATCGCTTCAACAAGCTCCAGCAGGATGTGCTGCTTCCCGACGTGGAGGAAGGCACGATCGTGCTGATCGCGGCCACGGTCGAGAATCCTTTCTTCTATGTGAATGCAGCCCTCCTCTCGCGGAGCCAGGTCTTCGAGCTCAAGCCGCTCACCGAACAGGATCTGGTAGCGATTCTGCGCAGAGCGCTCGCGGATAGGGAGCGTGGATTGGGCATGCTCCCGGTCGCTGCCGATGACGCCGCCCTGCACCATATCGCGAAGATCGCGGACGGCGATGCGCGCAGGGCGCTCTCCGCACTCGAAATCGCCGTGCTCACTACCGCCCCCGACGAGGAAGGGGCCATCGCGGTCACACTCGCTATAGCAGAAGAATCGATTCAGAAGAAGGCGGTCCTTTATGACAAGAAGGGAGACCATCATTACGATACCATTTCGGCCTTCATAAAGAGCATGCGCGGCTCAGACCCCGATGCCGCAGTCTACTACCTCGCCAAAATGCTCTATGCCGGAGAGGACCCGCGCTTCATCGCCCGCCGGATCGTCATCTGCGCCTCTGAAGATGTGGGGAACGCCGACCCCATGGCCCTCGTGCTGGCCACCTCGGCGTTAAAGGCGGTCGAGTTCGTCGGCATGCCCGAGGCGCGCATCCCCCTCGCCCAGGCGGCGATCCATGTCGCCCTGGCGCCGAAGAGCAACGCGAGCTACAAAGCGATCGAGGCGGCCATGGCGGATGTGGAGCATGAGCCGGCCCGGCAGGTCCCCGACCATCTGAAGAACGCGCCCCATCCGGGCATGAAGAAGCTGGGAAGGGGCGAAGGATACAAATACCCTCATGATTACGGCGGCCGCGTCGAACAGGAATACCTGCCGAAGAAAAAGAAGTACTACAACCCCTGA
- a CDS encoding response regulator transcription factor, with amino-acid sequence MTIRIILVDDHTIVRTGLRSLLDKLPGLEVVAEAENGRKALELVRTIAPDIVIMDVSMPDMNGIEAARRIVAETPGVKILALSMHSDKYFVAEMLKAGASGYLLKDCIFEELAHAIHTVAAGHTYLSPGITGVMVRDYVYLSAKGPPSAFSTLTAREREVLQLLAEGKTARDIAALLKVSIKTVETYRQHLMDKLDLHSIAELTKYAIREGLTSLGS; translated from the coding sequence ATGACGATACGGATCATCCTCGTCGACGACCATACCATTGTCCGCACGGGACTCAGGAGCCTGCTCGACAAGCTGCCCGGCCTGGAGGTTGTTGCCGAGGCGGAGAACGGGCGAAAGGCACTGGAGCTGGTACGGACGATAGCGCCCGACATCGTCATCATGGATGTCTCCATGCCCGACATGAACGGCATCGAGGCCGCGCGGCGGATCGTCGCCGAAACGCCCGGCGTCAAGATCCTCGCCCTCTCCATGCATTCCGACAAGTACTTCGTTGCCGAAATGCTCAAGGCAGGGGCCTCGGGATATCTGCTGAAGGACTGCATATTCGAGGAGCTGGCCCATGCCATCCATACGGTTGCCGCGGGTCACACGTACCTGAGCCCGGGGATCACCGGAGTGATGGTCAGGGACTACGTCTACCTTTCGGCGAAGGGCCCCCCTTCGGCGTTCTCGACGCTGACCGCGCGCGAACGGGAGGTCCTCCAGCTTCTTGCCGAGGGGAAGACCGCACGGGACATCGCGGCGCTGCTCAAGGTCAGCATCAAGACCGTAGAGACCTACCGCCAGCACCTCATGGACAAGCTCGATCTCCACAGCATTGCGGAGCTCACGAAGTACGCGATCCGCGAAGGCCTCACCTCCCTCGGTTCCTGA
- a CDS encoding ABC transporter permease, whose translation MKRVSINLKIATRSLCSFRVRSLLAVFGVFLGTLSLIVVSNLSGALAKKTEAEISSLGNNLLIVRSGVVRRFGSGTRLLSEATNLTREDADAIARGSRFINEVSPSGNKNFPVRYRHTLLSSVLVTGAMPNFTDVRNFRVQAGSFITDDDNRGLRKVAVLGSRVAEKLFGSEEPLGKYILIFRVPCQVIGIMEGKGVDISGVDQDNQIFVPLATFQRRLVNKDFLNSVYVQTVDARAIPAAKAEIEEIIRKRHKIGPGQKDDFTVIDLKDVLSLKTQAMSMITVLGRISAGVSFLIGGLGILSIMILIVNERKVEIGIRRAAGSRKRDIVLQFLLESSFISLTGGIAGAVAGFIISAVIFAASDLPFSMSFAGVLLSFAASVTVGALAGIYPSKRAIAIQPVDIIRGIK comes from the coding sequence ATGAAGAGAGTATCCATTAATCTCAAGATAGCGACGCGCTCGCTCTGCAGCTTCAGGGTACGGTCGCTGCTCGCCGTCTTCGGCGTCTTCCTCGGGACGCTCTCCCTCATCGTCGTATCGAATCTCTCGGGAGCGCTCGCAAAGAAGACCGAAGCGGAGATCTCGAGCCTCGGCAACAACCTGCTCATCGTCCGGAGCGGGGTGGTCAGGCGTTTCGGCTCGGGCACGCGCCTCCTGAGCGAGGCGACGAACCTCACCCGCGAGGACGCCGATGCGATCGCCCGGGGCTCCCGCTTCATCAACGAAGTCTCTCCGTCGGGCAACAAGAACTTCCCGGTGCGGTACCGGCATACGCTCCTCTCGTCGGTGCTCGTGACCGGCGCTATGCCGAACTTTACCGACGTGCGGAACTTCCGTGTACAGGCGGGGAGCTTCATCACCGATGACGATAACCGGGGGCTCCGCAAAGTCGCGGTGCTCGGCAGCCGGGTCGCCGAGAAACTCTTCGGCAGCGAAGAACCCCTGGGCAAATATATTCTCATCTTCCGGGTGCCCTGCCAGGTCATCGGCATCATGGAGGGGAAAGGCGTCGATATCTCGGGCGTGGACCAGGACAACCAGATATTCGTCCCCCTTGCGACGTTCCAGCGCAGGCTCGTGAACAAAGACTTCCTCAACAGCGTCTACGTGCAGACCGTCGATGCCCGGGCCATACCCGCGGCCAAGGCCGAGATAGAAGAAATCATCAGGAAACGCCACAAGATAGGGCCGGGACAGAAAGACGACTTCACCGTCATCGATCTGAAAGACGTCCTCTCGCTCAAGACCCAGGCCATGTCGATGATCACCGTGCTGGGGAGGATCTCCGCAGGGGTCTCTTTCCTGATCGGCGGGCTCGGGATCCTCTCGATCATGATCCTCATCGTCAACGAACGGAAGGTCGAAATCGGCATCAGGAGGGCCGCGGGCTCCAGGAAGCGGGACATCGTCCTGCAGTTCCTCCTCGAATCGTCCTTCATCTCCCTCACCGGCGGCATCGCAGGAGCCGTTGCCGGCTTCATCATCAGCGCCGTTATCTTTGCCGCCTCCGACCTCCCCTTCAGCATGTCCTTCGCCGGCGTGCTCCTCTCCTTTGCCGCTTCGGTGACGGTGGGCGCCCTCGCAGGAATATACCCGTCGAAGAGGGCGATAGCGATTCAGCCGGTGGACATTATCCGGGGCATCAAATAA
- a CDS encoding AarF/ABC1/UbiB kinase family protein yields MKIRYCTRFLKGLVIALRIVLSYKLASAITAFMSPERSSAFLGRLHRRNAVLLREKALEMKGLMIKVGQFLSSRIDFLPDEYIAELSQLQDRVPPHDYAEIRQQLVRSLGAPPETVFLQFDETPLAAASLGQVHRAVLKSGEPVAVKVQYPAIGPIIETDIRMLRSLVALLGGRYGRIDLKVLHDEFSRIVRSELDYLQEGRNAERFGDNFKDDDRVVIPEVKWEHTTSQVLTLEFVEGVKITDCGAAREPGLDCKEVVNLLAETYATMIFVHGFFHGDPHPGNIFVREGPKLVFVDFGMVQAIPGETRRLLRRFALAVVERDVAGILDTMERMGFIIAGADYSAVREVARSLFERYRDISPTALKALTVDDIGAEIERIIGVVDYLQIPNNFILLGRTISMLNGIAFQLNPDINIIEIGTPYIRQFLRGTRREEVGHLLAGLRDRLIDLWKLPGLLGDFLSKANRGELLFRLPRGEMHHLTGQLKTMTSVMMLVVLTVTTATSSLLFIILDNRPLTLLAAGTSIFLGLLAVIKLMRG; encoded by the coding sequence ATGAAGATCCGCTACTGCACACGATTCCTTAAGGGCCTTGTCATCGCGCTGAGGATAGTCCTGTCCTACAAGCTCGCCTCGGCGATAACCGCCTTCATGTCCCCGGAACGGTCGTCGGCATTCCTCGGCAGACTTCACCGGCGCAATGCCGTTCTGCTCAGGGAGAAGGCGCTCGAGATGAAGGGCCTCATGATCAAGGTGGGGCAATTCCTCAGCTCGCGGATCGACTTTCTTCCCGACGAGTATATTGCAGAGCTCTCCCAGCTCCAGGATCGGGTCCCTCCGCACGACTACGCCGAGATACGGCAGCAGCTTGTCCGCTCCCTCGGCGCTCCGCCCGAGACGGTCTTCCTGCAGTTCGACGAAACGCCCCTCGCCGCCGCCTCATTGGGACAGGTCCACCGCGCGGTGCTGAAGAGCGGCGAGCCCGTGGCCGTGAAGGTGCAGTACCCCGCTATCGGTCCGATCATCGAGACCGATATCAGGATGCTCCGGAGCCTCGTCGCCCTGCTGGGAGGACGCTACGGCAGGATAGACCTCAAAGTCCTCCACGACGAGTTCTCGCGTATTGTCCGGAGCGAGCTCGACTACCTCCAGGAGGGGAGGAACGCCGAGCGCTTCGGGGATAACTTCAAGGACGACGATCGGGTCGTCATCCCCGAGGTGAAATGGGAGCATACGACCTCCCAGGTCCTGACCCTCGAATTCGTCGAGGGCGTCAAGATCACCGATTGCGGCGCTGCACGAGAGCCCGGGCTCGACTGCAAGGAGGTCGTCAACCTCCTCGCCGAGACGTACGCAACGATGATCTTTGTCCACGGCTTTTTCCACGGCGACCCGCATCCCGGAAATATCTTTGTCCGGGAGGGGCCGAAGCTCGTCTTTGTCGACTTCGGCATGGTCCAGGCCATCCCCGGGGAGACCAGGAGGCTCTTGCGGCGGTTCGCCCTCGCCGTGGTGGAACGCGATGTGGCGGGCATACTCGATACCATGGAGCGGATGGGGTTCATCATTGCGGGCGCCGACTACAGCGCGGTGCGGGAGGTGGCCCGGTCGCTGTTCGAGCGCTACCGCGATATCAGTCCGACCGCGCTGAAAGCCCTCACTGTCGACGATATCGGCGCGGAGATCGAGCGCATTATCGGTGTGGTCGACTACCTCCAGATCCCGAACAACTTCATCCTCCTCGGCAGGACCATCAGCATGCTCAACGGCATCGCCTTTCAGCTGAACCCCGATATCAATATTATCGAGATCGGCACTCCCTATATACGCCAATTCCTCAGGGGGACGCGGCGCGAAGAGGTCGGGCACCTCCTTGCCGGACTCCGGGACCGGCTGATCGACCTCTGGAAGCTCCCCGGCCTGCTCGGCGACTTCCTCTCGAAGGCGAACAGGGGAGAGCTTCTCTTCAGACTGCCCAGGGGGGAGATGCACCACCTTACGGGGCAGCTGAAGACGATGACCTCGGTGATGATGCTCGTGGTCCTGACGGTAACGACCGCGACCTCGTCCCTCCTCTTCATCATCCTCGACAACAGGCCGCTCACCCTTCTCGCCGCAGGGACATCGATCTTCCTCGGTCTGCTCGCGGTCATCAAGTTGATGAGGGGATGA
- a CDS encoding ABC transporter permease: MDRLSMILSQSWRAVRSFKLRTLFCLVSVALGIASITIIVAATEGAYERALRMVARFGHDSLLVFGGSEEARATGMRPKTLTLDDLEAVRQSFPTIYIAIPMVSEREVTVSYRDKKYQTQVIGSTSDYSRAWTWPVIQGSDFSDDDVRGLRNRGLMGQHLLKELFGEEDPVGKYVLVKGIPVQIVGVLSERGTAAAGQNLDDRIVMPLTTVMRKIQNETTYVSAFRVRFLDQEQLYTRAEELRTFLRQRHRIPAGEPDDFTIVTPKEIVKFLVALTGSLVLFLGVTGTISLVVAGFVLANLFLLSVKERTSEVGIRRAAGAKRRDILFQFLGEAVIITTAGGLMGFVLGLVSSRLLMLVAEFPLRFSWRAFAAGVVLSWIVGIVFGLQPARRAAYLNPIEAIRG; this comes from the coding sequence ATGGACCGGCTCTCGATGATCCTTTCACAGTCCTGGCGTGCGGTGCGGTCGTTCAAGCTCCGCACGCTCTTCTGCCTGGTCAGTGTCGCCCTCGGTATCGCCTCGATCACAATCATCGTCGCCGCCACGGAAGGGGCCTACGAGAGGGCGCTCCGGATGGTCGCCCGCTTCGGCCACGATTCGCTGCTCGTCTTCGGCGGCAGCGAGGAGGCGCGCGCGACCGGCATGCGGCCCAAAACCCTGACGCTGGACGATCTCGAGGCGGTGCGGCAGAGCTTCCCGACCATCTACATCGCCATACCGATGGTTTCCGAGAGAGAGGTCACGGTCTCCTACAGGGATAAAAAGTACCAGACGCAGGTCATAGGCTCGACGAGCGACTACAGCCGTGCCTGGACCTGGCCGGTCATCCAGGGCTCGGACTTCAGCGACGATGACGTGCGGGGGCTCCGCAACAGGGGGCTCATGGGGCAGCACCTGCTCAAAGAGCTCTTCGGCGAGGAGGACCCGGTCGGGAAGTATGTCCTGGTGAAGGGGATCCCGGTACAGATCGTCGGCGTTCTTTCGGAGCGGGGGACCGCTGCCGCGGGGCAGAACCTCGACGACCGGATCGTGATGCCCCTCACCACGGTGATGCGCAAGATCCAGAACGAGACGACCTATGTCTCGGCATTCAGGGTGCGCTTCCTCGACCAGGAGCAGCTCTATACCCGCGCGGAAGAGCTCCGGACCTTTCTCAGGCAGCGCCACAGAATCCCTGCCGGAGAGCCCGATGACTTCACGATCGTGACGCCCAAGGAGATCGTCAAGTTCCTCGTGGCGCTCACCGGCTCCCTCGTGCTCTTTCTCGGCGTTACCGGGACCATATCGCTCGTGGTCGCCGGGTTTGTCCTCGCCAACCTCTTCCTCCTTTCGGTAAAGGAAAGGACTTCCGAGGTCGGCATCAGGAGGGCTGCCGGAGCGAAACGTCGCGATATCCTGTTCCAGTTCCTCGGCGAGGCGGTGATCATTACCACGGCGGGCGGCCTCATGGGGTTCGTGCTCGGGCTCGTCTCCTCCCGGCTCCTGATGCTGGTAGCGGAGTTCCCCCTCCGCTTCTCCTGGCGCGCCTTTGCCGCAGGCGTCGTGCTTTCGTGGATCGTCGGCATCGTCTTCGGCCTCCAGCCGGCGCGGCGCGCAGCCTACCTCAATCCCATCGAGGCGATACGGGGGTAA
- a CDS encoding 4Fe-4S binding protein, with protein sequence MCEFCTKHGEGQIWYRNAANYAQDLLADLNRRRFIEQFLEQTINEGFVTLGRLEALVKKRGRLPDALKRSMEERARVEHFGQVLPVEEIAGLVRKAATIVRMPCACRWTEGRKELRCCYGISLGPEAWYSSIDMGYFGKTPSEGLESVSSEEAVRHMEALEEQGAVHTIWTMVTPFIGAICNCSAMECMALRMLRSIKVETLARAEFVASVDAGRCEGCGLCALSCQFDAIGSSHESGLAKAVINPEKCFGCGLCRKACAAGAITLVLRHRPETGPFCAPSA encoded by the coding sequence GTGTGTGAATTCTGCACAAAGCACGGCGAGGGGCAGATATGGTACCGCAATGCCGCCAATTATGCGCAGGACCTCCTTGCCGACCTGAACAGGCGCCGCTTCATCGAGCAGTTCCTCGAACAGACGATCAACGAGGGCTTCGTGACGCTCGGGAGGCTCGAAGCGCTCGTTAAAAAGAGAGGGCGCCTGCCCGATGCACTGAAGCGCTCCATGGAGGAGCGGGCCAGGGTCGAACACTTCGGCCAGGTGCTGCCGGTCGAGGAGATCGCCGGGCTGGTCCGCAAGGCCGCGACGATCGTGCGCATGCCCTGCGCCTGCCGCTGGACCGAGGGGCGGAAAGAGCTGCGCTGCTGCTACGGCATCAGCCTCGGCCCCGAGGCCTGGTACTCATCGATCGATATGGGCTACTTCGGCAAGACTCCGTCGGAAGGGCTCGAATCGGTATCGTCCGAAGAGGCGGTCCGCCACATGGAAGCGCTCGAGGAACAGGGCGCCGTCCATACCATCTGGACCATGGTGACCCCTTTCATCGGCGCGATATGCAACTGCTCAGCCATGGAGTGCATGGCCCTGAGGATGCTCCGGAGCATAAAGGTAGAGACCCTGGCCCGGGCCGAGTTCGTCGCGTCCGTGGATGCCGGGCGCTGCGAGGGATGCGGGCTCTGCGCCCTTAGCTGCCAGTTCGATGCGATCGGGAGCAGTCATGAGAGCGGGCTCGCCAAAGCGGTCATCAACCCCGAAAAGTGCTTCGGCTGCGGCCTCTGCCGCAAGGCCTGTGCTGCCGGGGCCATAACCCTCGTGCTCAGGCATCGTCCGGAGACCGGCCCGTTCTGCGCCCCTTCTGCATGA
- a CDS encoding HD-GYP domain-containing protein: MGTKVKEIEEPDVPVQAEHLVIGTRLPCTLFITDKGERKPIFSRDMLFTAISKSLLKEKGIAELYIYLKDVPDFESYVARHLPGKGARYTDTIRVYREYAFSKEQYHQVDRALIIPGSKIPFTLYLLNRFSFIPLYEIAGGVAAEVDQSVLSADGDLVIRNSDIPLYHDYIKSLWQAAAPLREHHLKMKSLAVKETSKIILKDLLDDPRSGEKIKQIDPLVNEMIDCILENRDAIYDLLSLGGYDYYTYTHSVNVAALSIGLAIGADVRRQEVEKLGIGAMLHDVGKSAISHEILHKQGKLDDAEYRTIQNHVIEGERILKTHKEFPREAFSAVLQHHEKLSGKGYPLKLSGEQIDLFGRITAIADCYDALTTRRPYKPALTPFYSLSIIAKETGDYDPDLLKVFIKMLGKIK; encoded by the coding sequence ATGGGGACGAAGGTCAAGGAGATCGAAGAGCCTGACGTGCCGGTTCAGGCTGAACACCTGGTCATAGGCACGCGGCTGCCCTGCACCCTGTTCATTACGGACAAAGGCGAGAGGAAACCGATCTTCAGCAGGGATATGCTGTTCACTGCCATCTCGAAGAGTCTCCTCAAGGAAAAAGGGATAGCCGAGCTCTATATTTACCTCAAGGATGTCCCTGATTTTGAATCGTATGTGGCACGGCACCTCCCCGGCAAGGGCGCCCGCTACACCGATACCATCCGCGTCTACAGGGAGTACGCCTTCTCGAAGGAACAGTACCACCAGGTGGACCGGGCGCTCATCATCCCCGGATCGAAGATTCCCTTCACCCTCTATCTCCTTAACAGGTTCAGCTTCATCCCTCTTTACGAGATTGCGGGAGGGGTCGCTGCAGAGGTGGATCAGTCAGTCCTTTCCGCAGACGGCGATCTGGTAATAAGAAACTCCGATATTCCTCTTTATCATGACTATATCAAGTCCCTGTGGCAGGCCGCTGCCCCGCTCCGTGAACACCATCTGAAGATGAAGTCCCTGGCAGTAAAGGAGACCTCGAAGATAATCCTGAAAGACCTCCTCGACGACCCCCGAAGCGGTGAAAAGATAAAGCAGATCGATCCCCTCGTCAACGAGATGATCGACTGCATCCTCGAGAACAGGGACGCGATCTACGATCTGCTATCCCTGGGGGGGTACGACTACTACACCTACACCCACTCGGTGAACGTGGCGGCCCTCAGCATCGGCCTGGCCATCGGGGCCGACGTGAGACGGCAGGAGGTCGAGAAGCTCGGCATCGGGGCGATGCTCCACGATGTCGGCAAGAGCGCCATCTCCCACGAGATCCTCCATAAGCAGGGCAAGCTCGATGACGCCGAGTACAGGACCATCCAGAACCATGTCATTGAAGGGGAGCGCATCCTGAAGACCCATAAGGAGTTCCCCCGGGAAGCCTTCAGCGCCGTGCTGCAGCACCACGAGAAGCTGTCGGGCAAGGGCTATCCCCTGAAGCTGTCGGGTGAGCAGATCGACCTCTTCGGCCGGATCACAGCCATTGCGGACTGCTACGACGCCCTCACCACGCGGCGGCCCTACAAGCCCGCCCTGACTCCCTTCTACTCCCTCTCCATTATCGCCAAGGAGACCGGCGACTACGATCCCGACCTCCTCAAAGTCTTCATCAAGATGCTCGGCAAAATCAAATAG
- a CDS encoding methyl-accepting chemotaxis protein: MQLTIAGKIYIGIGGLAVVLVILALFAQLTIRKTAAQLQHIHESAELVDQLGERIADHFLWAQSLAAESIMSGREFTGQLDPTQCKFGKWYHSYTPGRELETAFKKIEEPHRHLHATAAKITLAVKEGKLDAARTVYREETLPLLSETQAAIRELKSAAGKTMKEENRRTAAVQARMGTVSLIVYLALLGVLVAGALVFIARPIKRELSHLNEQVELLASGDMRAAIEINGTEEIRTLAENLNKMVLSFRGAVGSIISAANSVVQTVDAVQKRTDKTTEGARNQSLQASQIATAAEEMSQTITDIARNASVASDSSTEAMETAAKGKEVAEGAVTTTNSVYTATVELSSMVQKLNNRVGEIGDIVTVIKDIADQTNLLALNAAIEAARAGEQGQGFAVVADEVRRLAERTIKATAEISDKIGAVQAESAQTARSMGDASGKVTEATGSIRQVGDSLTHIVGSVEKVRDQILQIATAVDQQSAASEQVAKSIEKTSEIAKDMERMADEVAHEIIALSRIAEALRSSTAGFTIAGA, encoded by the coding sequence ATGCAGCTGACCATTGCAGGCAAGATCTATATCGGGATAGGGGGCTTGGCCGTTGTACTGGTCATACTCGCGCTGTTCGCGCAGCTCACCATCAGGAAGACCGCAGCGCAGCTCCAGCATATCCATGAAAGTGCCGAGCTCGTCGACCAGTTGGGAGAAAGAATCGCCGACCATTTCCTCTGGGCTCAGTCGCTCGCTGCGGAGAGCATCATGTCCGGCAGGGAGTTTACCGGGCAGCTCGATCCCACCCAATGCAAGTTCGGGAAGTGGTACCACTCCTACACGCCCGGCAGGGAGCTCGAAACCGCCTTTAAAAAGATCGAGGAGCCGCACCGGCATCTGCATGCGACGGCGGCAAAAATAACCCTTGCCGTAAAGGAAGGGAAGCTGGATGCTGCGCGGACGGTCTACCGGGAAGAGACGCTCCCGTTATTGAGCGAGACGCAGGCGGCGATCAGGGAGCTGAAGTCAGCAGCGGGCAAAACGATGAAAGAGGAGAACCGGCGTACGGCAGCAGTCCAGGCACGCATGGGAACCGTCTCGTTGATCGTCTATCTGGCGCTCCTGGGGGTGCTCGTCGCCGGCGCCCTCGTGTTCATTGCCCGGCCCATCAAACGGGAACTGTCCCACCTCAACGAGCAGGTGGAGCTGCTCGCCTCCGGGGATATGAGAGCGGCTATCGAAATCAACGGCACGGAGGAGATAAGGACGCTCGCAGAAAACCTGAACAAAATGGTGCTCTCTTTCAGGGGCGCCGTAGGAAGCATCATCTCGGCAGCGAACAGTGTCGTGCAGACCGTGGATGCGGTGCAGAAGCGGACCGACAAGACCACCGAGGGAGCGCGGAACCAGTCGCTCCAGGCGTCGCAGATAGCGACCGCAGCCGAAGAGATGAGCCAGACCATCACGGATATCGCGCGCAATGCTTCAGTGGCGTCGGATTCTTCCACGGAGGCGATGGAGACGGCCGCAAAGGGTAAGGAGGTCGCCGAGGGGGCGGTGACCACCACGAACAGCGTTTATACCGCTACCGTGGAGCTCTCCTCGATGGTCCAGAAGCTGAACAACCGCGTGGGAGAGATCGGGGACATCGTGACGGTCATCAAGGATATCGCCGACCAGACCAACCTCCTCGCGTTGAATGCGGCGATCGAGGCGGCCAGGGCAGGCGAGCAGGGGCAGGGCTTTGCGGTGGTCGCCGATGAAGTGAGGAGGCTGGCGGAGCGCACCATAAAGGCGACGGCCGAGATATCGGACAAGATAGGGGCCGTTCAGGCCGAGTCGGCGCAGACCGCCCGGTCGATGGGCGATGCATCGGGGAAAGTGACCGAGGCGACCGGCTCCATCCGGCAGGTCGGGGACTCCCTGACCCATATCGTAGGTTCGGTCGAAAAAGTGCGTGACCAGATACTCCAGATCGCGACAGCCGTGGACCAGCAGTCCGCTGCCTCGGAACAGGTAGCGAAGAGCATAGAGAAGACCTCGGAGATAGCCAAGGATATGGAACGGATGGCCGATGAGGTGGCGCACGAGATCATCGCGCTCTCCCGTATAGCGGAGGCGCTGAGGAGCTCGACAGCGGGCTTCACGATAGCCGGGGCATGA
- a CDS encoding EamA family transporter, with amino-acid sequence MAYIITAIILWSSLGLVIRLSALPVHVLIFYSNLISSLLLGLLVAASPQRDEVTRIGNRRVLLVLGPIALVNTFSFFYAYRTTTIANAVLTHYTAPLFVAFLAPVFLKEKVTRRILFAILAGGAGLWIMLDLSARTFIGLLLAGDRNTAGIVAGLFSGFAYAVLIIVFRKVALSSRPLIMTLFQNIVVCLLLLPFAAWSAVPLSELWLLLLTGTVHSTVAPLLYFKGLQQVTSSRAAILGYLEPLCAILLGMLFLNETVTLRVVAGGALILLSGYLIVRERGS; translated from the coding sequence ATGGCCTACATAATCACCGCCATAATCCTCTGGAGCTCTCTCGGCCTTGTCATCAGGCTCTCCGCTCTCCCGGTCCATGTCCTGATATTCTATTCGAACCTCATATCCTCCCTCCTTCTGGGGCTCCTGGTTGCGGCATCCCCGCAGCGGGATGAGGTCACCCGCATAGGAAACAGGCGCGTCCTCCTGGTACTGGGGCCCATAGCACTGGTGAACACCTTCTCCTTCTTCTACGCCTATCGAACGACGACGATCGCCAATGCCGTGTTGACCCACTACACGGCGCCGCTCTTCGTCGCGTTCCTCGCCCCGGTCTTTCTCAAGGAGAAGGTGACGAGGAGGATTCTTTTTGCGATACTCGCCGGCGGCGCCGGCTTATGGATCATGCTCGACCTTTCGGCCCGGACGTTCATCGGACTCCTTCTCGCCGGTGATCGCAATACCGCCGGGATCGTGGCCGGCCTCTTTTCGGGATTCGCCTACGCGGTCCTTATCATCGTCTTCAGGAAGGTCGCCCTGAGCTCCCGGCCTCTGATCATGACGTTGTTCCAGAATATCGTCGTCTGCCTGCTGCTGCTGCCGTTCGCCGCATGGTCCGCGGTACCGCTGTCCGAGCTGTGGCTCCTGCTGCTTACGGGAACGGTCCATTCGACGGTCGCGCCGCTCCTCTACTTCAAGGGGCTGCAGCAGGTGACCTCGAGCAGGGCGGCGATCCTCGGCTATCTCGAACCCCTCTGCGCCATTCTCCTCGGGATGCTCTTCCTGAACGAAACGGTCACTCTCCGCGTCGTCGCCGGCGGGGCGTTGATCCTCCTCTCAGGGTATCTCATCGTAAGGGAGCGGGGGAGCTGA